From a region of the Entelurus aequoreus isolate RoL-2023_Sb linkage group LG27, RoL_Eaeq_v1.1, whole genome shotgun sequence genome:
- the LOC133644613 gene encoding E-selectin-like, which yields MEFCCGLFGKKFTSWSSLAIIFSMLCMQTSVECWSYFYSNNTMDWEHARAWCQERYTDMVAIQNQEEISHLNSWLPKMPTYYWIGIRKVNSTWTWVGTNKALTAEATNWALGEPNNGKNGQVLGRSEDCVEMYIKRGSQPGKWNDERCEKRKTALCYTAACQKDSCVHGECVETINSHMCQCFEGFYGDKCERVVQCSKDELTVPPKGSVDCTGKHGDFSFDSLCQYSCEDGYQLSRPGPLRCTASKSWSEPPPTCEVVRCSELSHPERGSMTCRDPVTTSGFQSLCVFACHEGYVLSGSQSLRCEASGSWNASQPTCVAVQCPALPGLDNGTVRCGEDPDVRFSYGSTCTFSCSAGYQMVGASTATCTSAAEWSETMPHCQAITCPAPDLPKGAQMNCTPSLLPSWTPYPQDTVCTFSCDEGFELQGALSAACTQPGLWTATPPTCLASTSQFNAIAAGATIGGAVSLSTLSVVMWVLKRLRRKANKFELSSNSDFEDPPQVYKNSIDSLI from the exons ATG GAATTCTGCTGTGGATTATTTGGCAAGAAGTTCACCTCATGGAGCAGCTTGGCGATTATTTTCTCAA TGCTATGCATGCAGACGAGCGTGGAGTGCTGGTCCTACTTCTACTCCAACAACACCATGGACTGGGAGCATGCCCGAGCGTGGTGCCAGGAGCGCTACACCGACATGGTGGCCATCCAGAACCAGGAGGAGATCTCACATCTCAACAGCTGGCTGCCCAAGATGCCCACCTATTACTGGATCGGCATCCGTAAGGTCAACAGCACCTGGACGTGGGTGGGCACCAACAAGGCTCTCACGGCCGAGGCCACCAACTGGGCTCTGGGGGAACCAAACAATGGCAAGAACGGGCAGGTGCTAGGCAGGAGCGAGGACTGTGTGGAGATGTACATCAAGAGGGGATCGCAGCCCGGGAAGTGGAACGACGAGAGATGCGAGAAAAGGAAAACGGCCTTGTGCTACACCG ccgcttgtcagaaAGACTCCTGTGTCCATGGAGAATGTGTGGAGACCATTAACAGCCACATGTGCCAGTGCTTTGAAGGCTTTTATGGAGACAAGTGTGAGCGTG TGGTTCAGTGCAGCAAAGACGAACTGACCGTGCCTCCCAAAGGGAGCGTAGACTGCACCGGCAAACACGGCGACTTCTCCTTCGACTCCCTGTGCCAATATTCCTGCGAGGACGGCTACCAGCTGAGCAGGCCGGGGCCCTTAAGGTGCACCGCCTCTAAGAGCTGGTCAGAGCCGCCTCCAACATGCGAAG TGGTCCGGTGTTCGGAGCTGTCGCATCCAGAAAGAGGATCTATGACATGTCGGGACCCCGTGACCACCTCTGGCTTCCAGTCCTTGTGTGTGTTCGCCTGCCATGAGGGCTACGTCCTGTCTGGCTCCCAGTCTCTGCGATGTGAAGCGTCGGGAAGTTGGAACGCCTCGCAACCGACTTGTGTTG CTGTCCAGTGCCCCGCCCTGCCTGGCTTAGACAATGGTACAGTCCGCTGCGGAGAGGACCCGGATGTGAGGTTCAGTTACGGGAGCACCTGCACGTTCAGCTGCTCCGCCGGCTATCAGATGGTGGGGGCCAGCACGGCGACGTGCACGTCAGCTGCAGAGTGGAGCGAGACGATGCCTCACTGCCAAG CAATAACATGCCCCGCCCCTGACCTTCCCAAGGGAGCCCAAATGAACTGCACCCCCTCCCTCCTCCCATCATGGACCCCCTACCCACAAGATACAGTCTGCACCTTCAGCTGCGACGAAGGCTTCGAGCTCCAAGGTGCCCTCAGCGCGGCGTGCACGCAGCCAGGCCTGTGGACCGCCACGCCTCCAACATGTCTAG CTTCCACGTCTCAGTTTAATGCCATCGCGGCCGGCGCAACAATAGGGGGCGCCGTGTCCCTGTCTACTCTGTCTGTGGTGATGTGGGTGCTGAAACGACTAAGGAGGAAAGCAAACAAGTTTGAGTTGAGCAG CAACTCTGACTTTGAGGACCCCCCTCAGGTGTACAAGAACAGCATTGACAGTCTCATCTAG
- the si:dkey-51e6.1 gene encoding si:dkey-51e6.1: MATMSDTLATIPAVKIDEGTFKYILVRVKVKDGDEYKDIVRGTKSAEYHSHIFEELVLAMEALGMECECLGGGKIEHNSQAKTLRVYGESTAFGKADHSLSAEKLKSVFDDYEIAWTIT, translated from the exons ATGGCAACTATGTCGGACACCCTGGCCACAATCCCAGCTGTAAAGATTGATGAAGGCACTTTTAAGTACATTTTGGTCCGAGTGAAAGTGAAAGACGGTGACGAGTACAAAGATATTGTCCGCGGCACAAAAAGTGCAGAGTATCACA GCCATATTTTTGAGGAGCTGGTGCTTGCCATGGAGGCCTTGGGTATGGAGTGTGAGTGCCTCGGCGGAGGGAAGATAGAGCACAACAGTCAAGCGAAGACATTAAGGGTGTATGGAGAATCCACT GCTTTCGGCAAAGCAGACCATTCCTTGTCAGCAGAGAAGTTAAAGAGTGTTTTCGATGACTATGAGATCGCCTGGACGATCACATAA